One Spinacia oleracea cultivar Varoflay chromosome 4, BTI_SOV_V1, whole genome shotgun sequence DNA segment encodes these proteins:
- the LOC110779090 gene encoding uncharacterized protein, which yields MGELDYRLEAANAPRFLEAHSSFPFIRVPKVFPQLTRKKVLTMEWVAGENPNDFVMDLNMIVLHTPRNRQLKRSNTLIWKTLGTMKNNQNVAGHESEGGSDRVITPTTGDESQGIYSEECALC from the exons ATGGGAGAGTTAGACTACAGATTGGAAGCTGCAAATGCACCCCGTTTCTTG GAGGCGCATTCATCCTTTCCATTCATTCGCGTTCCAAAAGTTTTTCCACAACTCACAAGAAAAAAGGTGCTGACCATGGAATGGGTGGCTGGCGAAAATCCAAATGATTTTGTAATGGATCTAAATATGATAGTTCTGCATACTCCGAGAAACAGACAGTTAAAGCGAAGCAACACATTGATTTG GAAAACCCTAGGCACCATGAAGAATAACCAAAATGTTGCTGGGCATGAATCAGAAGGTGGCAGTGATCGAGTTATTACTCCCACAACAGGTGACGAATCACAAG GTatatactccgaggaatgcgccttatgctag